A single window of Granulicella sibirica DNA harbors:
- a CDS encoding MFS transporter — MPTNAMLAGAAIPKGDLSVGETIQSENKLSYSGWKVTLAAFVGVMVSFAAIIPFTFSLFLAPLQGTFGWRREAISRAFAITALTVAACSPTIGSLLDRLPPRRIILPSIIVFACGVASLSLLRGNIAQFYATYLLIGVVGNGTAQLAYSRAVLTWFEQRRGLALAVVLTGSGTGSIVMPLIAQHMITTHGWRASYSTLGVIALLGFPLTALLVRNRPVPEVIAKRGAVTVKISGVLKTRVFWLIAVPVMLAALSLNGAIAHLGALLTGRAITPASAALALSMLGVSGIIGRLITGHMLDRVFAPTVSLVVLLIATAGIVVIAYATTASMGVLGAFLLGFGSGSEADVVPYLIAKYFGRARFSTLYGLSWTAYAVGGATGPVMMGHAFDKAGTYLSSSVLLLAAPLVVAALFQLLLPAYPSLDIAMYDAGPVLEPAIENAL, encoded by the coding sequence ATGCCAACTAATGCGATGCTTGCTGGTGCAGCGATTCCTAAGGGGGATCTGTCCGTGGGTGAGACCATACAGTCGGAGAATAAGCTTTCCTACTCGGGATGGAAGGTGACGCTGGCAGCTTTTGTGGGCGTCATGGTGAGCTTCGCGGCCATCATTCCGTTCACGTTCAGCCTGTTCCTCGCACCGCTGCAGGGAACGTTCGGATGGAGGCGGGAGGCGATCTCGCGGGCGTTCGCGATTACGGCGCTCACAGTCGCGGCCTGTTCGCCGACGATCGGCTCGCTGCTGGATCGGCTTCCGCCACGGCGGATCATCCTGCCTTCGATCATTGTGTTCGCTTGCGGGGTAGCTTCGCTTTCCCTGCTTCGAGGGAACATCGCCCAGTTCTATGCGACGTATCTTCTAATCGGTGTTGTGGGCAATGGAACAGCGCAGCTTGCGTACTCGCGTGCAGTGCTGACTTGGTTCGAGCAGAGGCGCGGGCTTGCGCTGGCGGTGGTTCTGACGGGAAGTGGGACGGGGTCGATCGTGATGCCGCTCATTGCGCAGCATATGATCACGACGCACGGATGGCGGGCTTCTTATTCGACGCTTGGGGTGATTGCTCTGCTCGGCTTTCCGCTGACGGCTCTGCTGGTTCGTAACAGGCCGGTGCCTGAAGTGATCGCGAAGCGGGGCGCAGTGACGGTGAAGATCAGCGGCGTGCTGAAGACGCGGGTGTTCTGGTTGATCGCGGTGCCGGTGATGCTTGCGGCACTTAGTCTCAATGGAGCGATCGCTCACCTGGGGGCGCTGCTTACCGGACGCGCCATTACGCCTGCGAGTGCGGCGCTTGCGCTTTCTATGCTCGGCGTATCTGGGATCATCGGCCGATTGATTACGGGTCATATGCTGGACCGCGTGTTCGCACCAACGGTATCGCTCGTGGTGCTCCTGATCGCGACGGCTGGAATCGTCGTGATCGCCTACGCGACGACGGCGAGCATGGGAGTTCTCGGGGCGTTTCTGCTTGGCTTCGGATCGGGGAGCGAGGCGGATGTTGTTCCCTATCTCATCGCGAAGTACTTTGGCCGGGCGAGGTTCTCGACTCTCTATGGGCTAAGCTGGACGGCCTATGCGGTCGGGGGAGCGACCGGACCCGTGATGATGGGGCATGCGTTTGACAAGGCGGGAACTTATCTTTCGTCGAGCGTACTTCTATTGGCCGCTCCGCTTGTGGTCGCGGCACTTTTCCAACTCTTACTCCCCGCTTACCCAAGCCTGGATATAGCAATGTATGACGCGGGTCCGGTGCTTGAGCCCGCGATTGAGAATGCTTTATAA
- a CDS encoding carboxymuconolactone decarboxylase family protein encodes MPHIALPNLPGIRGPMAFRPETSKPLNELVEVLLRHPNSLTPGERELIATYVSSQNNCHYCQSIHGAIAAAHLGGDEELVQCVKDDFHAADVSPKMKALLNIAGKVQQDGKNVTPEDVAAARAEGATDLEIHDTVLIAAAFCMYNRYVDGLATVQPQDPSLYRERGKMVARDGYVAANLTNVASAPAPELVAR; translated from the coding sequence GTGCCACACATTGCCCTGCCCAACCTGCCCGGAATTCGCGGTCCCATGGCCTTTCGGCCGGAGACGTCGAAGCCCTTGAATGAGCTCGTCGAAGTTCTTCTGCGTCATCCGAACTCCCTGACACCCGGCGAGCGCGAGTTGATCGCGACCTATGTTTCTTCGCAAAACAATTGTCATTACTGCCAGTCCATCCATGGCGCGATTGCCGCCGCGCATCTTGGTGGCGACGAAGAGTTAGTGCAGTGCGTGAAGGACGACTTCCATGCGGCGGATGTCTCGCCGAAGATGAAGGCATTGCTGAATATCGCTGGTAAGGTGCAGCAGGATGGGAAGAATGTAACTCCCGAAGATGTGGCGGCTGCGCGCGCAGAGGGCGCAACGGATCTTGAGATCCATGACACCGTGCTGATCGCGGCGGCGTTCTGCATGTACAACCGCTATGTCGATGGGCTGGCTACTGTGCAGCCGCAGGATCCCTCGCTTTATCGCGAACGCGGCAAGATGGTTGCGAGAGATGGCTATGTTGCAGCAAATTTGACCAACGTCGCTTCCGCGCCTGCCCCCGAACTGGTTGCGAGGTAA